From a single Micromonospora sp. WMMD1102 genomic region:
- a CDS encoding ABC transporter substrate-binding protein, producing the protein MKRSLAALAAVTLLSLAGCATDEPTATPSGTASAAAGSGTGEQSKFFVQADYDAELALLGATPTGPADKPWEQVLDPKMAETTKFKKAGPHKICFSNAALNNPWRQVGFKTMQAEVEAQKSRISEFVHVDAEGKDQKQIADINDLLGKDCDALLVSPNTTATLTPAVEAACRAGLPVVVFDRGVDTDCPVTFINPIGGYGFGHVGAEFVSQRMKPGGKLLALRILPGVDVLETRWSAAKVAFDKAKVDVVGVEFTDGDPAKTKKIVNDYLQRHGSIDGVWMDAGAVAVAAVEAFQDAGKPVPPINGEDQLDFLKLWKEKNLTAIAPTYPTYQWRTPVLAALRILDGQPVSNPWKLPQPTITQENLDQYLDPGMPPLHYAMCGCTDLPGYPQRWK; encoded by the coding sequence GTGAAACGCTCCCTCGCGGCTCTGGCCGCGGTCACCCTTTTGTCGCTCGCCGGGTGCGCCACCGACGAGCCGACCGCGACCCCCTCCGGCACCGCCAGCGCGGCCGCCGGCTCGGGCACCGGCGAACAGTCCAAGTTCTTCGTGCAGGCCGACTACGACGCCGAACTCGCGCTGCTCGGCGCCACCCCGACCGGCCCGGCGGACAAGCCGTGGGAGCAGGTCCTCGACCCGAAGATGGCGGAGACCACGAAGTTCAAGAAGGCCGGCCCGCACAAGATCTGCTTCTCCAACGCGGCCCTGAACAACCCGTGGCGGCAGGTCGGGTTCAAGACCATGCAGGCCGAGGTCGAGGCCCAGAAGAGCCGGATCAGCGAGTTCGTGCACGTCGACGCCGAGGGCAAGGACCAGAAGCAGATCGCGGACATCAACGACCTGCTCGGCAAGGACTGCGACGCGCTGCTCGTCTCGCCGAACACCACCGCCACGCTCACCCCGGCCGTCGAGGCGGCCTGCCGGGCGGGCCTGCCGGTCGTCGTTTTCGACCGCGGTGTCGACACCGACTGCCCGGTGACCTTCATCAACCCGATCGGCGGCTACGGCTTCGGGCACGTCGGTGCCGAGTTCGTCAGCCAGCGGATGAAGCCCGGCGGCAAGCTGCTCGCGCTGCGCATCCTGCCCGGTGTCGACGTACTGGAGACCCGCTGGTCCGCCGCGAAGGTCGCCTTCGACAAGGCGAAGGTCGACGTCGTCGGGGTGGAGTTCACCGACGGGGACCCGGCCAAGACCAAGAAGATCGTCAACGACTACCTCCAGCGGCACGGCTCCATCGACGGCGTCTGGATGGACGCCGGAGCGGTCGCGGTCGCGGCGGTCGAGGCGTTCCAGGACGCCGGCAAGCCGGTGCCGCCGATCAACGGCGAGGACCAGCTCGACTTCCTGAAGCTGTGGAAGGAGAAGAACCTCACCGCCATCGCACCGACCTACCCGACCTACCAGTGGCGTACCCCGGTGCTGGCCGCGCTGCGGATCCTGGACGGCCAGCCGGTCTCCAACCCGTGGAAGCTGCCGCAGCCGACGATCACCCAGGAGAACCTGGACCAGTACCTCGACCCGGGCATGCCACCGCTGCACTACGCGATGTGCGGCTGCACCGACCTGCCCGGCTACCCGCAACGCTGGAAGTAG
- a CDS encoding ABC transporter permease has product MTAAPILAVRRSVPGVFVALALTLAIGALVVGIDGGQLFNQATTVSLLHVAAGLGLVAVGQTLVILGGSLDLSVAYVVSLSTLLAAETMAGSDGALLPAVLLALGVSAAIGLLNGLFVTRLRVNAFIATLGVGLLLKGYLDHGYAGPAGRTSPALVQTLGYQRIGPVPVSFLLLLAVAAAVWFALTRTRFGHHLLAVGGDPEVARLSGVRTGRVLVTAHVLCSLCAGLAGIYLASRLGSGAPRVGTEGLYDLESIAAVVIGGTALAGGRGGVVGTVGGVLLLASIDAVFNQLEVDAFVKQVIRGIVIIAAVALYAHRSLRKAA; this is encoded by the coding sequence ATGACCGCCGCACCCATCCTGGCGGTCCGGCGGAGCGTTCCGGGAGTCTTCGTCGCCTTGGCCCTGACCCTGGCGATCGGCGCCCTGGTGGTCGGGATCGACGGCGGCCAGCTCTTCAACCAGGCGACCACGGTGAGCCTGCTGCACGTCGCCGCCGGGCTCGGGCTCGTCGCCGTCGGGCAGACCCTGGTCATCCTCGGCGGCTCCCTCGACCTCTCCGTGGCGTACGTGGTCAGCCTCAGTACCCTGCTCGCCGCCGAGACCATGGCCGGCAGCGACGGCGCACTGCTGCCGGCCGTCCTGCTCGCCCTCGGGGTGAGCGCCGCGATCGGGCTGCTCAACGGGCTCTTCGTCACCCGGCTGCGGGTGAACGCCTTCATCGCCACCCTCGGCGTCGGGCTGCTGCTGAAGGGTTACCTCGACCACGGGTACGCCGGCCCGGCCGGCAGGACCTCCCCGGCGCTGGTGCAGACCCTCGGCTACCAGCGGATCGGCCCGGTGCCGGTGTCGTTCCTGCTGCTGCTCGCCGTCGCCGCGGCAGTCTGGTTCGCGCTCACGCGTACCCGGTTCGGGCACCACCTGCTCGCCGTCGGCGGCGATCCGGAGGTGGCCCGGCTCTCCGGGGTACGCACCGGCCGGGTCCTGGTCACCGCCCACGTACTCTGCTCGCTCTGCGCCGGGTTGGCCGGGATCTACCTGGCCAGCCGGCTCGGCTCGGGCGCTCCCCGGGTCGGCACCGAGGGCCTCTACGACCTGGAGTCGATCGCGGCGGTGGTGATCGGCGGGACCGCGCTGGCCGGCGGGCGGGGCGGCGTGGTCGGCACCGTCGGCGGGGTACTGCTGCTGGCCAGCATCGACGCCGTCTTCAACCAGCTCGAGGTCGACGCGTTCGTCAAGCAGGTGATCCGGGGCATCGTGATCATCGCCGCGGTCGCCCTCTACGCCCACCGGTCCCTGCGGAAGGCGGCCTAG
- a CDS encoding sugar phosphate isomerase/epimerase family protein: MYAIGVNPWVWTSPVDDRALADLVPRIAAYGFDAVELPIEQPGDWDPARTRELLARYGLAAVAVCAVTPPGRDLVYAPPAVVESTVAYLKGCVDSAAAVGASCVCGPLYASVGRTWRMSAAERFACYAEFRRALAPVADHAAERGVSLGVEALNRYETSVVNTLGQAVEMIEGLPSNVGLMVDTYHMNIEEADPYAALATAGPYLKHVQVSGTDRGAPGADHFDWPRFLGTLGGTGYRGAVCIESFTAENETIATAASIWRPLAVTQDRLALDGLEHLRRLLDGRSTATTPSAPAAAPGPPEPPD; the protein is encoded by the coding sequence TTGTACGCCATCGGTGTCAACCCGTGGGTCTGGACGTCCCCGGTCGACGACCGGGCCCTCGCCGACCTCGTCCCGCGGATCGCCGCGTACGGCTTCGACGCGGTCGAGCTGCCGATCGAGCAGCCCGGCGACTGGGACCCGGCCCGGACCCGCGAACTGCTGGCCCGGTACGGCCTGGCCGCCGTCGCCGTCTGCGCGGTCACGCCGCCGGGGCGGGACCTGGTGTACGCGCCGCCGGCCGTGGTCGAGTCCACCGTGGCGTACCTGAAAGGCTGTGTGGACAGTGCGGCGGCCGTCGGCGCGTCCTGCGTCTGCGGCCCGCTGTACGCCTCGGTCGGCCGGACCTGGCGGATGTCGGCGGCGGAGCGCTTCGCCTGCTACGCCGAGTTCCGGCGGGCGCTCGCGCCGGTCGCCGACCATGCCGCCGAGCGGGGCGTCTCGCTCGGGGTGGAGGCGCTCAACCGGTACGAGACGAGTGTCGTGAACACGTTGGGGCAGGCCGTGGAGATGATCGAGGGCCTGCCGTCGAACGTCGGCCTGATGGTCGACACGTACCACATGAACATCGAGGAGGCGGACCCGTACGCGGCACTGGCGACCGCCGGCCCCTACCTCAAGCATGTGCAGGTCAGCGGCACCGACCGGGGCGCTCCCGGCGCGGACCACTTCGACTGGCCGCGCTTCCTCGGCACGCTGGGCGGGACCGGTTACCGGGGCGCGGTCTGCATCGAGTCGTTCACGGCCGAGAACGAGACGATCGCCACCGCCGCCTCGATCTGGCGCCCACTCGCCGTCACGCAGGACCGGCTCGCCCTGGACGGCCTGGAGCATCTCCGGAGGCTCCTGGACGGACGGTCCACAGCCACCACACCGTCCGCCCCGGCCGCTGCTCCGGGGCCGCCGGAGCCGCCGGACTGA
- a CDS encoding ABC transporter permease: MQTVERPPLRSPLSRVRPGGLLPIVAILALLLVLVAVRQPDFLAPPSLMSFLGRSAPIILLAAGQYFVIVSGEFDLSVGSLVTAQVVVAARLIDSDPGRTWPVVLLLLAAGLFVGLVNGLVTTRLRVPSFITTLGMFLILVGAVYLWSDGAPRGGLSEEFRRFGRRAFEDVPLLGRVPYALLVLLVLAALAVLLGRSDFGRTLVAVGDNPRTAELAGVRVWRTRTIAFMLSGLAAAVAAILLGGYSGVSFQAGAGLEFTAITAVVLGGVALGGGRGSVVGAMLGALTLELLFTLMNFYGVSGALRSTVQGVIILAAVAVSAMRSSSR, encoded by the coding sequence ATGCAGACCGTCGAGCGCCCTCCGCTGCGGTCACCGCTGTCCCGGGTACGCCCCGGCGGGCTACTGCCGATCGTCGCCATCCTCGCGCTGCTGCTGGTGCTGGTCGCGGTCCGGCAGCCCGACTTCCTCGCCCCGCCGTCGCTGATGTCCTTCCTCGGCCGCTCCGCACCGATCATCCTGCTCGCCGCCGGGCAGTACTTCGTGATCGTCTCCGGCGAGTTCGACCTCTCCGTCGGCTCCCTGGTCACCGCGCAGGTGGTGGTCGCCGCCCGGCTGATCGACAGCGACCCGGGCCGGACCTGGCCGGTGGTGTTGCTGCTGCTCGCCGCCGGCCTGTTCGTCGGGCTGGTCAACGGCCTGGTCACCACCCGGCTGCGGGTGCCGTCCTTCATCACCACGCTGGGCATGTTCCTGATCCTCGTCGGCGCGGTGTACCTCTGGTCCGACGGTGCGCCGAGGGGCGGGCTCTCCGAGGAGTTCCGCCGGTTCGGCCGGCGTGCCTTCGAGGACGTGCCGCTGCTCGGCCGGGTCCCGTACGCGCTGCTCGTGCTGCTGGTCCTCGCCGCCCTGGCCGTCCTGCTGGGCCGCTCCGACTTCGGCCGGACGCTCGTCGCCGTCGGCGACAACCCGCGCACCGCCGAACTGGCCGGGGTACGGGTCTGGCGTACCCGGACGATCGCCTTCATGCTCAGCGGCCTCGCGGCGGCGGTCGCGGCGATCCTGCTCGGCGGCTACAGCGGGGTCTCGTTCCAGGCCGGCGCCGGCCTGGAGTTCACCGCGATCACCGCCGTCGTGCTGGGCGGCGTCGCGCTGGGCGGCGGCCGCGGCTCGGTCGTCGGCGCGATGCTCGGGGCGCTGACCCTCGAACTGCTCTTCACCCTGATGAATTTCTACGGCGTCTCCGGCGCCCTCAGGTCGACCGTCCAGGGCGTGATCATCCTGGCCGCCGTGGCGGTCTCGGCAATGCGTTCCTCGTCCAGATAA
- a CDS encoding sugar ABC transporter ATP-binding protein, with protein sequence MSDDAAIRTPLLSLRDVGKSFLGVRVLDGVDLDVAAGEVHAVVGENGAGKSTLMKIVSGAHAPDGGTLTFAGADRTFRGPRDAQRAGIGIIHQEFNLLPERTVAENVYLGHEPVRRGLVDRRAMHRRTAELLGSIGETSLPTDVPVGQLGVAQQQVVEIAKALALDVRLLIMDEPTAALADHEVELLYGLVRRLTERGIGLLYVSHRLTEVFALSSRITVLKDGRRVCTLETADTTVDDLVRHMVGRELSSYYPERAAPDDVGPVRLSVRDGGNRKLRGVDLELRAGEVLGIGGLQGSGRSALARALFGVAPFTSGTVTVNGTTRALRSPREAIRAGIAYVSEDRKGEGIVGRQSVLDNALLASRAVRMRVRSGHAARTVRVRELLGAVELRSAGEDQEIRFLSGGNQQKVVLARWLALSPRILLFDEPTRGIDVGAKAVVHDLVRRLARDGAAVLMISSELPELIGMSDRIVVLRDGRIAGELPAGAAEQDVLALAVGAVRETAG encoded by the coding sequence CGAGAACGGCGCCGGGAAGTCCACCCTCATGAAGATCGTCTCGGGTGCGCACGCCCCGGACGGCGGCACCCTCACCTTCGCCGGTGCGGACCGGACGTTCCGCGGCCCGCGCGACGCGCAGCGGGCCGGCATCGGCATCATCCACCAGGAGTTCAACCTGCTGCCGGAGCGCACCGTCGCGGAGAACGTCTACCTGGGCCACGAGCCGGTGCGCCGCGGCCTGGTCGACCGCCGGGCCATGCACCGGCGCACCGCCGAACTGCTCGGCTCGATCGGCGAGACCTCGCTGCCGACCGACGTGCCGGTCGGACAGCTCGGGGTGGCACAGCAGCAGGTCGTCGAGATCGCCAAGGCGCTCGCCCTCGACGTGCGGCTGCTCATCATGGACGAGCCCACCGCGGCACTCGCCGACCACGAGGTCGAACTGCTCTACGGCCTGGTCCGCCGGCTCACCGAACGCGGCATCGGCCTGCTCTACGTCTCGCACCGGCTCACCGAGGTCTTCGCGCTGTCCAGCCGGATCACGGTGCTCAAGGACGGCCGCCGGGTCTGCACCCTGGAGACCGCCGACACCACAGTGGACGACCTGGTGCGGCACATGGTCGGCCGGGAGCTGTCCAGCTACTACCCGGAGCGGGCCGCACCGGACGACGTCGGGCCGGTCCGGCTCAGCGTCCGGGACGGCGGCAACCGGAAACTGCGCGGGGTCGACCTGGAGCTGCGCGCCGGCGAGGTGCTCGGCATCGGCGGCCTACAGGGCTCCGGGCGCTCGGCGCTGGCCCGGGCGCTCTTCGGCGTCGCCCCGTTCACCAGCGGCACCGTGACCGTCAACGGCACCACCCGGGCACTGCGCTCGCCGCGCGAGGCGATCCGGGCCGGCATCGCCTACGTCAGCGAGGACCGCAAGGGCGAGGGGATCGTCGGCCGGCAGTCGGTGCTGGACAACGCCCTGCTGGCCAGCCGGGCGGTGCGGATGCGGGTCCGCTCCGGCCACGCCGCCCGGACCGTACGGGTCCGGGAACTGCTCGGTGCCGTGGAACTGCGCTCCGCCGGGGAGGACCAGGAGATCCGCTTCCTCTCCGGCGGCAACCAGCAGAAGGTGGTACTCGCCCGCTGGCTCGCCCTCAGTCCCCGGATCCTGCTCTTCGACGAGCCGACCCGGGGCATCGACGTGGGCGCCAAGGCGGTGGTGCACGACCTCGTCCGCCGGCTCGCCCGGGACGGCGCCGCGGTGCTGATGATCTCGTCCGAGCTGCCGGAGCTGATCGGCATGAGCGACCGGATAGTCGTCCTCCGCGACGGCCGGATCGCCGGCGAGCTGCCGGCCGGCGCCGCCGAGCAGGACGTGCTCGCCCTGGCCGTCGGTGCGGTACGGGAGACCGCCGGATGA